The window CTTGACAATGTCGCATGGTTCTTCTctttttttggatcaaaattttCAGCTGAAAGAACACAAAATATATTAGAACTAATTCTAtgcaaaaggaagaaaaaaaaagttgaatcaaaaccaaataaaaacgCAAgcgaacaagaaaaaaaatgcgTACTAAATTATTGAGAGCTAAATCTTTGTTTACAAAAagttacttaaatagaattatataaggcagtattttaattgatttaaaagtgtactaaatattaggagttttacttcttttaaataagtaaataattatataaggtagtattttaattgatctaaaattataaaatagtaACACTTTTACATCTATATTTGCATCTACAATCTAATCAGAAAAAGAGTCCTAAAATAAGAGATTTAGATAATGACTCGTTAGAATAGAAAAATGATTCCTAAATAGAAGAATTAGAAAAAGactcaattattaaaaatttatgtcAGCCCCGTACATTCGGAAAATAGAAACTTTTAAAATTGTCATTTATTTGTCAAGCAAAATTGTCTTATGGGCTTCTCCAATTAAAATCCACCtttaaaaaatcaccaaaaaattatcttatttcaAACATTCAAAATTGTCGTAgggtacaaaaaaaaaaaccttccttaattttggaaaatttaaaatttaaaattatcaaGGAATcattgttataaaataagaatctATAACAATTtggtactttttaaatttttcttatgttAACGCTTTTAttaaaccttttcttattagagtTATGTACCTAAAATTTAGGATTCTTTTGGATTAGTGTTTATATGGAAAAAATCAATACCTAACTCTAATTAGGAAagatttaataactaaattttaataaattttaaaattttaaacattattagaaaatagcaaaaagacgattttgtctattgcaaaatgttttaatgaagggtaaaaagttcaaatcacttttcttatTAGAGTTAAGTACCTAAAATTTAGCATTCTTTTGGATTAGTGTTTATATGGAAAAAGTCAATACataaagacgattttgtctattgcaaagtcttttaatgaagggtaaaaagttcaaatcacttttttaacggtcttcacacttttaatatattataaattatagatataaattatttagtaCTCGCCGAGTTTCTTGTTCTTCAATATATATTACTATCTATTACTTGATTTGCTTTGTATGTTGCTATTTACTATAATAATTTTCTGGCAACCCTGTTTATGCTATTATGTATTTTACAACAACTatgaatttaaatgaaaaattgaaaacaaaCCTCTGGTACTTTCTTTAAATGTAGTCTCTCTTATATTACTCGTCAACCTAAAGCCCAATAAATAGTATCCTCTCACATCTCATTCATAAAGTATATTCCGTTATCGATTTCAATTGTAAACTCAGCGATATTCCAAACATAAAAACTATATAGGAAAAACGTAATTAGAAAGAATTTTCAATAAGAAATCTTAATCTTCTCCCAAGTCACCACACGGGGCTTGAAAAAACATAAGCTTAATGTATTCTAAGGGCAATGAGTACCTCCGCCATAAAATGAAAGCATTTACTGAAGCACCAAGAGAAAAGTTCAAACAAATATCGAAGATCTACATAAGGAATAAATCCAATTCTCTAGCAAGCTAGCTACCTAGAAAAGGAGGACTttgaattaaaagggacaaacaagTTTCTCAATTAAGTGAGGgtccttcaagttttaaaaagtAGGTGAAACGgacaattttttttcagtttttttttaaacatttttgCTTTAACAATTAAAGAAGTTGTCTCGACAACTATAgaagttgtctcaacaactatgaaagttgttcgacaacttttcaaagttgttcgacaactatcaaagttgtttgacaactttgatagttgttgaaaCAACTAATGCATTTGTCGAACAATTGACTTAGTTTTTTAAGCGACCTTATTTCTTTTAACTTAATAAGATTGTGGGACTCACTTatcaccttttttttaattaaagacctGAGAGGATCTATGAGCTCATTTTTCTCTTGAAAAGGAATAAGGTTACATATGCTCTTGTACTTCATGGtgaaattttgaagatgaatttcacTTGACAGATTGATCATAGTTGCTTCTTTGATTGATGAATCAAGTTTATCATATCTAGAACACTTTTCATTTTTATGTGGGCTCTACCACAACGAATTGTACATCATATCCGGGTAAGAATTAACCATTCATGGCAGAAGAATGTAATATCTCACAAAGAACTTCACTATCAAGTTTTGTGGAGCTAGCTTGAAACCAAATACATTGAGAACAtaatttttgttagtttttgtgGATTGAGGTGTCCATAAGTTATCAAAAATAAGTGTGAAAATGTTGTTTCAAAGTAAGCTCCGTCGATATTGTCTTGGTACTTCGATCGgggtaaaaaaaatatctttacaTTTGGGACAATATATTTTTACCGTACTTGAACGTGGAATATCAAACTAACCAACTGAAAGGCAAAGTTGTCCCAAGCAATAAACTTGTGGAGATCTCCCAAAGTCATAGTTCTTGTAATTCTTTGATATTGCAATCATTCCCTAGCTACTCAAAATGAACGTGACATAGATCAAATCATACAACATCTCTATCGCTGACTCAACCAATTCATTCATGGTTCTAGGTGAAGATATCACCATGAGAGGTTTTGACATCAAGAATAAGGTCAACTGCACATTCATAGTATGGCACTTGACTGCTCAATGCCTCAATCCATGAAGATTAAAATTCATAATGTATGGGAAGCACTAACATCAGAATCTTTACTGTCTGTTTCAGATTCATCATCTGATCACTTGTTCTTCAAAGCTCTACATGTAGAAGGTGCAGATTTTTTCCAAGTGTTTATCCAACGCATCCTTAATTTGTTTCCGATCCAACGATCCTCCGATGATCTCCGACTTCGATCAACCACCACCTCAATCCCTATACATTTCTCTCTTTCACCCAAAGcctatatgtatataaatgtatgtCTATATATTATGAACCTATCAGTTTAAACGAAAAGAGAAACTCTGTGTGTACAAAGAGTGAGTTGGATAgatgaagttagggtttataaaCATGTACATAAAGTATGTTGAACATACATGGAGTTTTATCTTTCTTCCataaattatttatgaatattaaaaaatttcaacCAAATAAACTAAAATTCAATCGTTAGgttgattttaatatttaatagacaatatattttttgattttagtttagcaaaaattagaaaaattgaaaGTGACTACTAAACCTAAACCTAATATCTTTTTTTCCTACAACTATTGTAAATTAGACAACTAATTCTCTTAATTGTTATTAAAATTAATGGGAGAATACATAATCAattattgattatgtatataATTCATACAATCTTTAAATCTATTATTTACTAACGAAACTTACATATTCGTAAACAAAGACCAAACCAACCGCCTTGCGCGTACTGATCTATCCATATATCATCTTTCAGCAAATATCATCTCTTCGATAATTCTGCACGTAAAAGTTACACAAAGCAATATATCACATACATGTTTGTGTCCAtatcacttttaatatatataattttattattatatatctacATTAAACAAAGAAGGAAGCACGAGAGTCTAGCTTGTCATCATATCACGAATAGTTACATAGTTATTTTcacaaatttaattattaaaaaagtacACAGAATCAAAATCAACCTTCAGTAGAGGAAGTCACTTTCGATCTAAAATTTCACCTCAGAGAGAGAAAAGTAGAAGGTAGTCATATGTTTCTTGTAAAAGAATTGTAGAAattcttttttgtatatataaggtaaaatttaattaatttaaaagtatAAAACGATATAAAGTTGGTTAAGAACACAATTGTGAATTAATTTTAGTTAATATAATTATAGCcatttaatattttgtagttttattaagtaaaaaagaaaagaaaaccaaattaaagaaaaaaaataggaaaactgCCAAAAAAGTCTCATGGTGTTTACTTTGCAATTCCTTCCGCTCACAATTTTGTCGTAATTTAGCACTTTTAACATAATTCTAATAAGAAAAATGTTAATAACTAATTTTGGTTAATTTTAAAGTCCTAAATATTACATTAGTAATTTTGTTATCTATTAAATGAGTTACTTTTCCCATACAAATACTAATTAAAAAGAATCCTAAATTGTAGACATaactcaaataaggaaagatttaataactaaattttaatgtactttttaattttaaaaagtattagaaaaataaaaaaagatggcTTTGTCTATTAtgaagtattttaatgaaggacgaAAACTTCAAATCACCTTTTTAAGAATTttaacacttttaatatattatagataagaCTTTGAGAAGCTTAGTTGTTATTTTTATAAAACGATCCTAAGCTCCTGTTAGATTCCTATCTCAATATATTAATTATAGTAATTAGGGGTGGCAATTTCAGttcatatttgtgaaaagagtccatttaattcatatttagtgaattgaatcactcatatttcaaatgggtaaatatggacttcaactcattaaaagctcatacaaatatggataaaatgggtaaaatatgggtacccatttaaacacagagatcactCACCTATacttaaagtttcaattttttttcttttctagtttcttttcttcttctttttttctttcttttcacctttaatttactttttttctttttcaatttttttactcatttcttataaaaattttttctttctcatttttcatctatttttttattttttatttcttttttctttgttttatttttttttctctttcccctttctcattcttatttcatcattcgtattcgcttgagacctacatgggttaataaatataagtttttaattatcccatttagcctatataattcataacatctcttatcaattaaatataatccattgtctcactcctttattattattatttttctatattttatttctctttcttttttttttcttctttttttttgttttttctttcttttttcctttaatttactatttctttctttcttttttcctttaatttacttttttttctttttcatttttttcacttatttttactcgtttcttacactttttttctttcttctttttcatcatttttttctttttcaattttatttctttgaattttttttttgtattgccatttccccctttttcattcttggttcgtcatttttgttatttttcttattttttatattcttttcctcatctttttttttgtcattgcattttatatctttttactttaaatttatttgtatcatactatatatttcaaataaatttattatttgtatttgaatagtttagttgtcatatgtgcaatttatcatttgtatttatagacaaataaatatatgaattaaaatcaacatgggttgtggtgcagtggatggggctgctccacccttaattaAAGGTCGAGGGTACGACCCTGGTTATGGAGAAAATTCTATTGGGAGCGTGACCActttaatgggccctgcaacgcccGATTtagattagtcggggctccaatgcaggcACCGGACAccggataaaaaataaaaatatatatatgaattaattgtattttcttgagactaaaatatatatggctgAGGATCCACATAACTctcgaattataaatgttgggcgaatataaatcaatatgtgTTTATGGTActttcgttatcataaaaaaaaaaaaaaaaaaggaaaccaaaaatagaaaaacaaataaaaaagtagaaagagaggtagaagttagagatataaaagagaaaaaagcgtaaagaaagaattgaagaaaaaaatacaaaaaaagattaaaaaaaaataatgaaaaaggagaaaaggaaaaagaaaaaagatgattgtgaaaacaaatatactgagtgattacgatattttagtcatcatccataatttgtatttgatttaatcatgttcttcaaaaatacgaaaaatataaaacataaaatacaaccaaaaaagaaaaaaatgagaaagaagtaaaaacaaaaaaataaaaaataaataaaaaaggagactaaaaaggaaaagaaaaaaaagaaaaaaaacaaagggTAGAGGGttgagatagaagagagaaaaaaaaaagaaaatacaaaaaaaatgaaaaaaaaatgaaaaactaaaggctacatatagaagagagataaaaaaaatttaaaaagaatgaaaaaaagtcaagttgatatgatataaaaattttaagttttttactTGAAAGTTAAAGtgagttgaaattatttttatccaaTTCATATTTTACCAAATTCATATTTATCCATATTTATATGGGCGAATTACAATTCAAACCATTTTTATTCGATTCATATTTAACCCgttcaaattcaattcaattcgTCTATTTGCCAACTTGCTAGTAATATATACTATGTAGTTCTAAGGATATTACAAAGGACACTTTGGCTTTTGCATTCATCGAAAGGCCGTATGTACAATTATTAATGGGATTAATTTAATAGTAGTAAAATTAATTGTTCAACATAGATAAGTGGGAATTGATCTCAATATATAATTTGACATAGATAAGTGGGAATTGATCTGAATGTATAATTTAACATCCCTAATCTTCCAGGCAAATAGTTTAATTTGGATTCCTAAATCAAAATGTCTCTAATAATTATTACACCTCATCACCTCTTGAAAGTCAACttcctcttttttcattttctctagACAGAAAATATAGTCACAAATTTTTTCATATCTGTGAGAAGGAAACCGTAGATTTATTTAAAAGAAACTTTGGAGCAATTATTAACCATTCTATTttcaacaaccaaaaaaaaaaaatctatttccTCTATAAGGTTAGATTCGTTTTTTagctttatatttttatcttttccaaTTTATCATTTGATTATTTGTCACTATCTTTACGTCTTGTTATAAGATATAGTCTGTACTATGACTAATACATCTTTATCTCTTGTTATAAGATATAGTCTATACTATGACTAATACAGTTACATGAATTGAACAGTAAAATACTATTTATTGTCTGCTCAGTATTGAGTTATCAGTTAATTGAATTGCAAAGACATTTTCTTATCGCTTAAATTAATAATCCGATTTGTTAAGCACCATCAACCGATTAATTAATAATGAATACCTTATTGATCCCGTTATGAATTTTAACATGTTTACAAATCAAAAAAGATAAATCAAATCGGTAACATGTAAAACCAAACTAAGTTGACCGATAAATAGCCTTAATTGAAAACTTGTAATAAGCCTTATGAATTATGACTGtgatcataattttatttttctttacaaaaagtTTCTTAACTTGAAGTACTGTATAATCCTCACAAATCAATTCAATTGTAGGTGACCATAGAATTTTTGACTAAATCTagcaaatttaattttgaaatttttcccCTCAAAATTAATTGAACTAATTAGGCTGGAGATTTTCATTCTAGATCTTGATTAAAGGTTTCTTAAATTATATGTTCTGCAAAATTATTGATTGTTTGacttattatttataatatatgtgCTTATATTAACACACAGAACTTTTCATTCATATATGGAAGCTGTGAGCATTGATTAAGtctaagaaaacacaaaaaaatgGGTAGATCGGGAGATCGGTGGATGGTTATGCTTAACGGTTCGACTTATCAGATATTAACTTTTAAATGTACTAATCTTCTAGCCAATCAATAAGATATCGATTGGTTCAATATCATATTAACAATTATTATGCGATTATTGAATGATGTATCGACTAAATGTAAGAGAATCTCTCACTacaatattatcatattcaggGTTAAATATGATAATATCAATGACTTAGGATTTATCCGATTAGAAAATGAATAATCCTCCGCTGTATcgataaattattaaattataaaaatttaattcatttatcagtcgctaatataataactcaatatcaataaatcaataaattgttattatatatttatatattaagaCAAAAGTTTCCACTCTGATATTTATATACCAAGGATTGTGTCGAGGTCCTTCTAACATGGAACAAACTTGGATTTAATTGGGCTTCAATGCTTTTGATCTGCCAATAATTTTTGTCTGTCCCACAATCAACATAAGACTACCCACACCGCACACCGCACACCACTAAAGCATTCAGGGGCCGTTTGGTAGGGtgtattgaaaaaataatgtatGTATTAATTAGTTAATATGTATTAcaaatatcttgtttggtacAATCTTTTAGTCTGTATATAACTAATACAAGGATTACTtatactctattgtgtattaaggaatatattaataatacataCCATTTTTTATGTATTAGCAATACAAAGtatttaatacatatattaatttattaaatgacaaatttacccCTCAAAATATCTGACAATTCTTTTTTTTCACTGTAATTGCATTTCTCAATTTCATTTTCCCACCATTTTTGGTTGTAAAAaacttcctctttctcttctccTTCTATTACTTTCCATGGAAAAGAGAGACTGATTTGGAATACCATCAAAGTCTTTTGCTAAGTTCAATTATTTAGCAATTAATTGCAGAAAAATAAGTCTTTCAAAGTCGACAAATTGATGATAAAATTTAGGTAAGAACATCTAATTTTTTATGAGCTTCTTGGTTATCCATTGTTTTCTAAGTACACCACCTTTACATCTGCAATATTCACGCATATGTAGATCTGTAGATGCATTACAACCATCTATCTTATCACGGGGTTCATAAAGCGTAAGACTGTTCTCCATCTTTATTCCAATTAAAATACCGTCAGATTTATTGCAAGGCTTTTGAAGTTTCGAGAGAAGTTGAAATCGAATTTTTGTTTCTACAAACAATAGTAGCAGCCTTGAAAAAATTGGGTTTTTTGTTTCTACAACAGTAGCTGATGCTACTTGCAAAGAGAGTGTACAGAGAaggataatttgataaataagtatttttttataaaattactaatacaccttattcatcattaatcttatACACTTTACCAATCGATCAGAGTTTCACACTCTTTTCTATTCTTcatattattctaaaaaaaaaaaaaaaaaaattgataaatttaaataGCAGAGTAAGTGTGAGGGTTTTTATacttctttttaaaagaaaataaaaaagaaattggtttCGTATAGACACGTCAGACTTCACATTTGGCTGAGTGCCAGAGTAATCTGTTCTGATATTTGTAGATTTCACTTCCAAGTTCCAACAATCATAAAAGGGCCAAGCTAGCTGCTATGGAGGATGCTGAGAGAATTCCTTCCTCTGCAGAGCCTCCCACGGATCTTAGTTATCCATCAGTTGACGAAGAACTAGTGGGGTTTGACGATCATGcagaaaatataattataaaattgaGGAGAGGGATAATTAACGTGGACGTTATTTCAATAGTCGGAATGGCCGGGATAGGGAAAACAGCTTTGGCTAGAAAGACATACAATAGTCGTTCTATTATTGATCATTTTGATGTCCGAGCGTGGTGCTCCGTTGGACAAATATATAATGTGTGGACGTTATCTCTTGAGATTCTAAAACAAACTGGGGGCGATAGGTATGTTAATGTGGATTATCCTTATAAAGAGGTGCGAAAGTATCTTTATGGAAGAAGGGATCTCATCGTATTGGATGACATATGGGAAAACAAGGCATGTGATGATTTACAATTCTGTTTCCCTTCTCAGGAAACTGGAAGCAGAATAATGGTAACAACTAGAAATGCAGACCTAGCTCGGTATATGAAGCGGGATAGTGATCCTTATTTTCCTCCATTTCTaagagacaacaacaacaaactcagtgtattctcacacagtggggtctagggagggtaagatgtacgcagttcataccgctacctccgaagaagtagagaggttgtttccgatattGTAGAAGAAAGTATTTCAAGGAGAGAGTTGTCCTTTGGAGCTACGCAGTGTAGGACCACTAGTTGCCAAAAAATGCAAGGGGTTGCCTTTTTTGGTTATAATGATTGCTGGAATTCTTtcccgaaaaaaaaaaaaaaagagaagcatcTTTGTGGCTTGAGGTTGCATATGATATAGGTTCTCATACTTTAGAAGAGGGAAGCATGAAGATGATACAATCAAGTTATGACCTTTTAGCGGAATATTTAAAGCCTTGTCTTCTCTACATGGGATTGTTTCCTAAAGGTTATGAAATTCCAGTGTCTGATCTGCTCAAGTGGTGGATAGCTGAGGAATTTGTGCCAAATATTGGCACGTTGGAGCGTGAAGAAACATCAATGAGTTGCTTGAGTGATCTTGTTGGCAGAAACCTGGTAATGGTATCTAAAAAGAGAGCGAATGGTGAAATGAAACGTTGCACGGTTCTCGATCAAGTGTGTGAGTTTTGCTTGAGAAAAATTACAGAAGGAAAGTTCTTGCATCACAGAGAGCCACATAAGTTATATGAACCTGTAGATTTGAATGACCAAAGGTTATGCATGTACATACATGACTCTATGACAAGTAGTCTCAAGGAAAGAGAGTCTTTTGGAATAAGTCAAGCCTCCGTTGAGTTAATTGCTCATCCAAAATTCAGCATATCAGACAATAAGCATCTTTTTCCTTTGCTTAATATCTTAAGACTTATTCGGGTGTTACATTTATTGGATTTCTACTTGGATAATTCTTGGGCTGCTGCATTTCAGTCACTGACTCATAAGGTACCTTGCAATTTTTGTTAAAGCATTCCATTTCAAATGTTTGTCACTCCTTGTTCATTTACAAATTTTGGGGGTTCGTTCATCTTATATAGTGATGTTGCCTGCTATTTGGAAACTGGAAAAGTTGAGGCACGTGGACATAAACGAATTTCCCATTAGATGGGAAGATGGTGAGCGAGTGAAGTTCGAAGAATCTACAGATGTTGTGTTACATAACTTGAAGACTCCGGAAGATGTTAATGTCTATTTAGTTTTGTGCTTTGCAACGATACGTTCTGAAATGTATTGTCAGAGACTAAGCCAGAATCAGAAACTTATGTATTGTTTGTAAACTCTTCAAACCCTTTTTGTCATGTTCATTGTTGTTTCTCAATAGAAAACTTTGGCATTGAACTCTTTTCATTCTCTACTGGAATGCCTCTATTTGATTTTACTCCATTAATTTCTTATTTGCTGATGGAAACTATATATCCAACTCATCCCCTTGTCTCTAGGGACCTCGTACCATACAACTGAAATGATTCCGCTAGATAGCTGCCCCACTCTCTCTTTTTATAGCCTTGTGGATAGACGAAAGAAAGGAAGTCATAGAACAGTGTAATGAAGGCTCACAAAGTAGACAATAagtaacaagaaaaaaataacttcATTATATAAACGGTGCAAGCAATGAGTGGTTCTGGCGCAATCAACACCAATATATGGTTCCACTCGCTCATCATGAACAATTACAAGCTAATACTTTTGCTCACCATAGATGATTACaagctaattttttttctttactcatCCAAAATAATTTCAACTAAGGATTTTAAGTTGCTCATACCAACGAATACAATCCAACTTTACGGTGTTTTCTTCTTTCACTCAATCTTAACAATTTCACAAGGTCATATTTCCATCTCtactttagtttacagattaAATTGTCTTATGATAAATGTTTATCTGCATCGGATGttttcactcaattcattattcTAACTTTAGTTGATTAAAATTTCAAGTAAAATTACATACCTCTTAATCATTGATTAAGAGATAACTCATAGAGAATTTACATTCAACTTACAATGATTAAATGATTTAACAACTAACCATGGTTATTTATTAGTGTATAAAAGTGAATATGCAAACACAACCATGTTTGGGTTAGatctaattaaaaattaatattttaatatggtCCAATAAAGGAGTGCCACATGTATTTTTATGAAGTCAACCTTGCCAATTATTTATTGATCTTTCTGCTACCATTATTCATTCATAAGTCCACAAAACTTCTTTTCCAAATTTTTATTTCTGTGATAGGAAAACCATAGAGTTAAAAGAACTTTTGGAGCAATCATTAATCTCTCTATTTCCCACTATAAGGTGTGATTTCTTTTTAgctatctattttttttcttttgatatttctCATTTGATTATATTAATACAATAATCTCTCTTTCTGTCCATCTTTACTTATTCAGTATATAAAAAGTAATTATCTAATTTTACTTATTCAATTTAAAAAGTTAAGAGATAATTCActattttatatcttattttacctcttttattaaattttacattcatttcttaatatttagatgacttgtAATTAATCgatgatatattaaaattatttttttatttattatttcttagatGATGTGTCAAGTCAaatggataaataaaaataaacaaatcaaataGAGTAGCATTTGGAATCTTTACATGATTACTCATAGTGTAAGAATCAGCAGCAGTTAATTTTATTTTGCCTTCTTTAATATTTTGGCTTTGTAAAATAATATTCCGGTCCTCTAGCTTttgaaagtgaaaatgaactACCTTGATCTTAAATAAATGGCCAGAA of the Capsicum annuum cultivar UCD-10X-F1 chromosome 11, UCD10Xv1.1, whole genome shotgun sequence genome contains:
- the LOC107848627 gene encoding toMV resistant protein Tm-2 netted virescent, with the translated sequence MKMIQSSYDLLAEYLKPCLLYMGLFPKGYEIPVSDLLKWWIAEEFVPNIGTLEREETSMSCLSDLVGRNLVMVSKKRANGEMKRCTVLDQVCEFCLRKITEGKFLHHREPHKLYEPVDLNDQRLCMYIHDSMTSSLKERESFGISQASVELIAHPKFSISDNKHLFPLLNILRLIRVLHLLDFYLDNSWAAAFQSLTHK